ATTTACACTCAACTCTTACCTGCTAATAGGAGATCTAATGAGTTTTAGTTAATAGAACCTTTGAGGCTCAGTTGTCTGATGATTTTGGTCCCTAAGAAAGCATAAGCTTTTGCTTCTTGCAGGTCTGGGACTTGATAAAACTGGCAGATTATCTAACCCAGAGGGAGGATATAGACACCGCAAGAATAGGAATCACTGGTGAATCACTTGGAGGTTGGTTGAATGAGGTCTTAAAAAGATGGGACATTAGAAATGATCATTTGACGTGCAAACTCATGTTGGCATTACTGAAAACTCTGAAAACGtgcctatttaaaaaaaaaaaaaaaaaaaaaaaaaaaaaaaaaaaaaaaaaaaaaaacagtactgAAAAACTTTGAAAACGCAGGTATGCATGCATGGTATGGTGCTGTTGCTGACACTCGCTATGCAGTGGTTGCTCCCATAATTGGTGTTCAGGTGCTGCCTCCTCTTAGAAATTTAAAAGTTTACTAGTGTAGCTGATGTTTTTAGCAGCTAGCTGAATTTTGTGCAATGTGAATACAGGGGTTTCGATGGGCCATTGAGAATGATAAGTGGCATGGTCGAGTTGACAGTATAAAGCCTGTTTTTGAGGGTAAGAGATAAACGGACTATGTGGGCTACAACTATCAGGAGCAAATTGTGGATTTTGTTTAGTTTAAATAAGATCTACATATGCTAAATGCATATAATAGTCAAGTACTGAGCTTCCTAAAGCATACTTGAGCTGGATGAGTTTCTTTTGCAACTGTGGTGGTACATGTTGATCTGATGCCCATATCTTTTTTGGTGCAGAAGCACGGATTGATTTAGGCAAGAATGAGATCGACAAAGAAGTAGTGGAGAAGGTTGGCTAGATTATTGTCCAAATTTGTACAGTATACTTGCAGTCCGATTGTTGTTGAGCCTTAATGGCACTTTAGCTTTTTAATTTTGACTGTTTGAAGCAccttttaattttgattaattttgcTACTATGCATCTATATACATTATTGGGTACATCTACTTTAGTACATGTATAATTCGAGTTGTACTACTTAGAATTGGCATTCGATAGAGTCATACATATCACGTTCATTTGCTATGTTCTGTCCTTCATAAACTGGCTTCCCTGTGGAAGTTTTCTCATCTCACTCTGCATTTTAGATTTAATTACATCCtgctcttcttttttttggaCTGACCAGGTCTGGGATAGGATTGCTCCTGGTCTAGCATCTCACTTTGATTTAGATCACACCATTCTGGCTATTGCACCACGTCCTCTGCTGATtgtcaatggtaacattttatCTTGCcccatgtgtgtgtgtgtgttggctTGTGCACACATATGGTGCCTGGGTGTCTGGAGCCAACCACCTGTTTGGTATGACCATGATTTTATACCTATGATCTTTTAAAGAATCTGGAAGGTCCAAATAACGcactatatatgaaataatgcaCATGTTCCCAAATTCTGACACACAGTAATCCTTCCTGGCATCAATTTATCTGTTGATTAACTACTTTTACTTTCCTACAAAATTTTACTGGGCTAGGAGGCCATTGGTGCTCTCTGCCTGTTTGCCCTTCAATTGAATTCTCTTTGAGGTTGGTTATCTTtggtagtttgtaatatttactTAGTTTGACgtgcttcttttttcttttaattttgaaaatttaggtGCAGAAGATCCTCGGTGTCCACTTCCCGGTCTGAAGATTCCTGAATCAAGAGCATGCAAGGTCTATGAAGAGGCCAATTGTTTGGATAAGTTTAAGGTTTGATCAAAGCACCTGGCAAAAGATTATATAGTTGAAAGCATATCAGACCATCTTCAAATTAGCTAACACTTCACAAAGATctttgaaagggaaagaattattattatttcccgTAACTGTTGTTATTATCATTGTGGAATATCCTTTGTAGAATGTCATTCAGAAAAACACGATCAAGTGTTCTCTTtcctatttcattttcattgaaCTAGACAAACAAAAATGTCATCTCACAATGTTGTCTTGGAAGTTCTCGTGCATGCATTATTTCAGTATATTTCTACTGTTTCCCTTTTCCTTTATGTATGCCCCTCATTTATAATTCTCTTATTGCATTTCTTTGACATGCAGTTGATTGCGCAACCTGGAATTGGGCACCAAATGACACCGCTTATGGTAAAAGAAGCTTGTGATTGGCTTGACAGGTTCCTCAAGCAATAAACTGTGTTGTCAAAGTACTTCTGTTTGTTGTATCTCATATTCCTCCTTCGACCTGTTTAAGTACGTGTTTGGTTCAAATGATGTATGCATTAGAGACCTCGCCCTCGTGTTCAAGTCTGGTATGGCATCTGCCACTTAAAGTTCAGTTATAAATAAAGCtgcatttctttaaaaaaatggtatTTCGTGTGAGGAATGCTGATGTTCATATAAAAATTACGCAGCACGGGTAATTCCTCTCTGCAGGCTGCAGCTGGAATTGTTGCATGCTTTGTGCATACCCGTTTCTATCAGAAGCTCGGTTCTCCACCTTATTATAGGCACCACTAGATAGTTTTGAAGTGCTTTAAATTAAGATCTTCAAAATTAGATGCAATGTTTATCGTTATATTTTCCCAACTCCCCTCCTGTTGCCGGAAaaaatgggggaaaaaaaatgaaacatgcCAGACCAAACACAACTTAATTGAGAAGCAGACCCCCTCTTTTCAGATTAGCCATGCTCTCCAGTTTCTCCCCGGAAAATATAGAGCTCATGATCCCAAACTTCAAGCTCAAAAGGAGACCAGAGGCTATCTCACCATGTATCTCCAGTTATTTTACATTTGAACATCAGTATTCCATAACGACCTTTCAGAGCGGATCAGGCCAAATTGCGCATTTAGGGTTGAGACTCCATAGCCAACTTGGCCATTGTAATGGCGGTAGAAAATTCTTCAAGAGCTCTTAGCCTTGAAAGTTGCAGACAAATTTAACTCACATTGTCTATTAATTAAGGAGGGATATACTGTCAATTAATTAAGGAGGGATACTATTCATCATCCCACATtatacactttatatattttaaaattatttttattaaattaattgagttattcagatacttgttatagaaaaaataaaataaatgtggtgtgtgaagataataagtaaaattattcttaattaaaatatgccataatttagaaagaaaacaaaatgcttCCATCTAATTGGAGGGGCAATAAAAGTGCAATCTCATTATCTCCATCCTAATCCAACGGGAGGtgtccatttttttcttttttctttttttattttttctactcTATAATGAATGTACAAGATCCCAACGCCAGATAACCAACAGAAATGCAGGCGAAaagcaaatattatatatattaaaaaattagagaaaataagCAAGTTAGCAAACCAAATTaaatgaacaaaataaaaagcACCAAAACCAGTCATGACTTCACATGCTACCCAGCTCTACCAGGAGTGGATTTCGTTGACTTCACTTTTGCCATATCAACAAGGTCCCCAAAGAACTTGTCCTCTGGCTTAGAAGGCTTACTAGGTGGGACATAAGATGAAGTAGAAACCTGGTAGGAGTTTCTCAAGCTATTGTTGTCACTGACTGATAATCCGTACATTCTCTGATCTAGGTATTGCACTCCTTGTGGCTGACCGTAGCCATAACCCGCATATTGGTTCCCATACATTTGTTGAGGGTACATAGATGCCATCTGGGCAGTTTGCATGGGCTGTGAAAACATTCCCATGTATGGCCCTCCTTGGATTGGCTGAGAGTGCCAACCAAACTGCTGGCTCTGACCAACCTGATTATTAACTGTCGACAAATGGCTGCTTGTAATTGGCTCGATATGCATACCTACCACCTGGTCCTTACCCGTTTGTTGAGGCACCAGAGAATGAGCCCCACTTGGCGCATGTGTGACAACCATTTGAGTAACTTGCACTGGTTGAGGGTATTGAGCACCTGTTACTGGACCACTGTTGTCCACTGGCTGAGCTTCCCAAGGCGGTGGTGGTAATGAGTCTAATGACGCACTGCTTTGAGCACCTGTTCAGAAGCAAGCATTGTAAGCTCCTCACATAACACCACGCAATTACATAACTAAAGCAACCAAGTAGGGCCCAGCCTGCATATCGCTACTAATTACAAATGCATAAATAATTTCTAGCATAATTGTGATTTGGCATTATGAAGGCGTTTCTGCCTAAAGATGGGAAAATTTGGTGAAAAGAATATGTGATAAAAGCATACACATTTCTAGCATGCAAAACATAGAATTAAGCAAGAAGTGCACCATAGATTGGCAAAGGCGGCTGCGGCTGCTGCTGGGCAATTTGGCCATTCCAGGCAGAACCAGCACCTTGCATGTACATTTGCTGCTCATATTGAGATGATCCAACGGTTGGGACGCTTCCATTCGAGTAAAATCCACCTTGGGGAGACTGAAAATTCTGCTGCTGTTCGATTTGCGGAGCCAAAGGATTGCCCTGTCTAGTCAAATTGGCAGATTGAGTATTAACAGGATTTGGAGTGTTGTTGGTCTCTGAAAACATGTCAAGAAGAACTAAGGCATTCTGCTGAGAAATAGGACTGGCAGGCTGTTGTCCTACCACAGGAACAAGAGCCAACGGATTTTCTGCCTTTGATGAGCTATAGTCATCACCACTCAGCAAGTCCATTTTGGGGTCAACCCTTGCTGGAGGAGCTGCACCATTAGTTGCAGGAGGAGCAGGAAGCAACAGCTGGTTCAGTGGCTGCACCTCCACACTAGTACTTGAGGAGGCTCTGAGGAAAAAAGTTCTGCTCTTACAGCTCAAGTAAACAGAAGGTATCTAATATTTTACCAAAAACTTATATTCTTTGATGGGAAAATGAAACTCATGTATTGTACACTGGACCTGTGACCTTCACCTCCATCCTTTATTTGTAGGAAGGAGGAGATGCCATTTGGTCAATAGAcagcaataattttattttcttttacttaaaaggaaaaaataaaatctcttgaattaaaatccaataaatttaCATCATCTTGTGTGCAGTAAGAAGAAACATATTTGCAACAAAGAACTCAAAATCTATTAAGATTTTTTACTATCTTTATATCAGattccactattaaaaaaacatgAGGCCTCCTTACTGTGGAAGAAACCTATATCATATTTGCAATGAACATAAATTCACTATCTTGGTCTTCCCTTGGTTGCCTTCTTCAAGTCGCAGTCCATCTGTGACAGGACGTTGGAAAAAATGGAGCGGAAACTGGCGAGTTGGAAGAGGATTTATTTGTCCAAAGCTGGTAGAGTTACattgataaataaaaagtacTCTTTCCAATCTATCTGCCTACTTCTTATCTCTTTCTCCAATACCATACAAGGTGGTTTATCAGTTAGAGAAGTTGCAACGAGATTTCACAGGGGAGCTTTGTGGAGAGTtatcatagatttaaaatatggtggattgtTGGGGAGGATGGTGCTCGAATGAGGTGAGTGGACCTCATGGGTTGGGGCTTTGGAAACACATCCGAAGAGGCTGGACAAACATCCATCGATACACACATTTTGCAGTTGGGGATGGTTCCAGAATTAAATTCTGGACTGATTTAGGGTGTGGAGATCAAGTCCTTAAGGAAGCTTATCCAACAATATACAGCATCGCATGAAGACAGGAGGCTTCAGTAGCAGAACTCATGGATCTGTCTTGTGGCTCTCTCAAATGGAATATCACGTTCCTTAAAGCTGCCCAAGACTGGGAAATTGACACATTTACATATTTCTTTAATCTGGTGTATAATTGTAGAGTGAACGGAGGAGCTGATACGATTTTGTGGTCACCATCCAAGAAGGGAAGATTTACTGTACAGTCGTATTATAAGTCCCTTATGAAACATTCTACAAAACCCTTCCCATGGAAGAACATATGGAGGACCAAGGCCCCCCTAAAAGCTTCCTTTTTTTTGTATGGGCAGCTTCAGTAGGGAAGATTCTCACCTTATATAATATACGAAAACGCCAACTCATCATGttggattggtgttatatgtgcaagAACAATGGGAAGTCGGTGGATCATTTATTACTGCATTGTGACGTAGCCATGAGTTTGTGGAATGATATACTTGCTAGAGCAGGGCTCCATTGGGTTATGCCATGTAAGGGTTGTAGATTTTTAGGCCAGCTAGCAAGGCATCCAACATACCACTCAAATTGCAGCTAGGTGGAAGTTGACACCGATCTGTCTATGGTGGTGCATATGGTTGGAGAGAAATGgtcaaagttttgaaaatctTGAAGGGACAATGGACGAGATTAGGACTTTATTTTTTCATACTCTActccattggtcgattgtaatagaatttaatggcatgaacatacatgatttccttgtatctgtAGCCACTCATGCATAGGTGtttctcttgtatatgtcccatggCTTCgcctattttaataaaattcttatttactgataaaaaaaaaaaagatgaggcCTCAAAATGTGGAACTCAAAGTCAAGATGCACATACCAAGTGCAAAAGCCACACATTTTGATCGAGTACTTTCAATACCATAATTAAACCTAGCAGTGTCAGACTATATTAAGACCTAGGCAGTGAATATACAACATAATTTCTTCATACAGCATTTTCTAATTGATTTTATTAGGTCATTCCCAATAACATGACATACCAGTGGATTTAGTTACCATATTATCAAAGAGAATGCAGTGAATGTGAACCAGCTCAAGAAAACTTAATTACCTCCCATCACGCTGTTTGCTTTTCTCTCCAGTATCAACCAGAAGACCATCAACATCAACAAGTCCTCTAACAGGTTCAGGGTTGGGTTTCTCTACTTGAAGAGAAGTTCCTGATGCAATTGCTTCGTGCTTGGCCAGTACACGCTGCAAGTCATCATTCAGTGCTAGTCCTTGACACAGTAGTGACTCATCCCTGAAAGAGATGAATGGAAATGACAAACCATGTTTAAAGCAATGTACATGACATGATAACATTTCACAAGCTTGGGAGATTTGCTCACTAATGAAAGGACTATTCATAGAAATTCATAGAAATAATGCCATGCTGAAAGTCCCTACATAATCTGGCTGGACATAAATGCGTGAATCCCACATACAGACAACCAATATGTATGTGCAAGCACACAATTCATGTGTAcgtgcatgagagagagagagagagagagagagagagagagagagaatgctaAATTTGACGGGAGAGGGTAACAGGTAAAGAACAAAGGCCTTACGAAGTCGAGTTAACAAGGTGCACTACTCTCCGCTTGTATGTACGACACTGTTCCACCAAGTCAACAATAACATCCTGTCTAAGCCCCTGCAAAGTGAAACAAAGATTATCCAGCATGCAAATAGAGATTGATGAGATTGGAATATACCAAAAAAAACAGTGACAAGTTATAcatctagataaaaatattaacagaagtacttgattttgatctttttaaatttcttaccATAAAAGTTTTCAGTCGGcagtagttttttttataagccattagcattataaattaaatagagTATAACCCAAAGTTCCTCATAGCccagttttgatgattttttaaaagagGTAATCAGCATCAATGTTATTAATCCATAGTTCTAAATTTTCTTCACATATACCTCTTTGTTCGCTGGCTCTATTGCGCTCAGCATTTCTGTAAGGACATCCATGATGCCACGTGCATTCTGGATTTCTGACAGGCTAGCAAAAGaaattacaatttataaaagaatataatacaatgAATCATTAGTCAATAAAACTGACAAGAAAAGGATGAATAAAATTGTTCTGCAACCCTTGGCACCGGAAAGTGTTAGTTTATGCTCAATCTAATAACATTGAATACTTAAATCCTCAGATCCAACGAACATCCCTCTGCTTGTTCTCataattcaaacatttaaacCATCAGCATAGCACAGTTTCAAGTCAACATTAATTGAGCCTAACAGACCAAATTTACTTCCTCTCCCTATGCTTGATGAATAATTGGATGTGGCAGGGTTTTTTTGCCACAGACTATACCAAATTCAAGAGAGGACCAAGGATACAACAATCAGCAGGAAAATCTAGGAAAAGAGGGAAGTGCATGTTTATATGAGATTTGATGACTGCTACAATTCCACATTCAATCACAGACAACTAAAGACAAAGTGCCATCTTAAACAGTCAGACAAATGTGTGTGCTGATTAACCAAATGATTAACAGGTTTGTCTCCCTTAATGACATCAGAAAAGGAGTTGCAGATGTACCTCAAGGTTGGAAACTCAGACTCTGCAGATGACTCAGTTGTCTCTTGCTGATTATCATGATTGCGTAGATTATGAGGATATGATGCCAAAGGATGTGTTTGTGGAGGTGTGAACACAGGTGCAGAACTTTCGGATCTCTGAGGGAATACTGCCCCAGCACGCTGAAACAAATATGAGCTCTGTCTCAGAGAATGACAAACAAGATGGTCTAACTATGATAGTGTCAGGGTAATGAAAAGGTAAAGTCAAGCTAAGTAACTATGTTTCTTCTCTAACTGGAAAAGTACTTCAAGAGAAAACGCTAGGTAAATGTACCAACAATTCTTGGTATGCAGCATAGTATTGGGGATATCTTGCCCTTGGTCCTCCAAAAGCTTCTTGCCAAGTATCTATCAGGATCAATATCTTCTCTTTGACATTAACGTCCGGCTACAATATGCACAAAAAATACTTATTATACCAAATGAGAGTAAATACAACATTGACCtgaaacaaaaatatttgagaaacATTTGTACCTTCTTCTTCACTATTTTCACCATCTCATGAAGAACATCCTTCTCTGCAACATGCATATGAACAATATCCCCACAATTCTTTATGACTGTCTCCAGTAGCTAGATACAGTGACCAGaccaaaataaaaccaattttagTCCTCTGtaagaaaaaagtttgaaaaaattgataagCAGTATGAAAATTATTTCACTGAAGCCTAACATGATGACATTTCAAGTAGAGTTTCATGCAGACTGCCAAAAGATCGTATGACTCAGGGATGAAGCAAATGCCTCCTGCATCCATCTAATCCATTATGTTTCACAATCGTCCTAGAATTCTGATATGCATCTATATTAACTATTGAGATATAGAAAGTCACAATACTTAAAACTTGAAAtactgaaataattaaaaactgaaaaaacatTTCCAAACCAGCTAATTCGTCATATAACCCTAagacaccattttttttttaggaaaagaaaaatggattccaaaaaaaatttgggaatTTGATGTCATCAAACGGAAACATAGTTTCTAACTAAATCATCCATTAGCGTGCTCCTTGTTTAGGGCaatgtttaatatatatttgttgaataTATAACCTCAAAATGTTGGAATGTAATCAGGATATTCTATAAATGATAACTTGCTAAAAAATGTTgccatattttgaaaattggatGTCATCAAATCCTAAAAGGGTTCTCCTACCTCTAGAAGTCCAGCTTGTAGCATGAAACAAAGCAGGCTCAAAGCAAATATACACCtctttctcattttccaaaatatgCACAAGATGCTTAAAAAAGTAATGAAGTAAATTTTAGTACAGGTGAGTAGTCCATCTATAAGAAGTTGAAGCACTAATGAAATTTAGAAAGATGAAGAATATTATGCTCTCGACATTTTTTGATTGGTAGGCAATTTTATTGATCACAAGAATGggcaagagcccaagtatacagggcATTTTGTGAAGCAAAAGAAAGAGAGcccaaaatcttttttttttttaatagggaaaagaaattttattgatcctcgtaaataggcaaagcccgagtacacagggagtatacaagaaaagCCTAGTTACAAAAACTACGTGCTACGGATAGTAGCATACAAATCTAACCGCATTTAGACaagtttttcaacttcatatACTTGTACATGTGTGTTTGTGTGCGTGCATGTGCGTGTTCGTATTTATATCAAGTTCTATGGACTTACTGTTAGGGCGAGAAGTTGAACTTTTGGATTCTTACTGCCAAGGCGCTTCTTTATACCTTTAACAACATCCTTCGCTTGCCTGATCATATATAATTAACCAAGAAATCCAAATCTTAGAGAAACAGAAGGAAAACACAATATTAGCAAATTATATAAATCCATTTACCCCCTAAAAGGCACACCATGCATGTGTTTCCCTCGGTGGCCCCATAATTTGTAGGACACAAACTCATTATAAGAAAGAACTTGTGCATGCTCCCATTGCCAAGTTCTTAAGGCTTATCATTTCCCATTCCCAACCATCAGTGCATTACAAAAACACAATCAAGTTAAACAAGTTCATTCCTTAGTTTCTTTTTATGGGCAAAGTGGGTCCGAGAACAAAGTCCCGACTAATCAGgggtacctataaaaaaaaaaaaaaacaaggagtTTTCtacaagtgcacctcgggtGATTCAAGATGAAATTCCCCTAGTCCGATGGCCCCTAAAAAAATTGTTACCCAAGAGGATTCAAATCTTAGAtctggagggagcataccaccaagaccaaggcctttaccacttgaggcAACCCCTAGGGATTACAAGTTTGTTCCCTAGTTATAACAAACAAGTCTATATTGAATTGGTATACCTCTTCCTAGTAGAAAAATAGTCTTaaaaaccagtcaaataattgtAATGCTAATCTTTGAAGTGAACCTGCCTGCTATATGATCATTAATAACCAATCATAGGCTTCCTTTAATCACAAAAAACCACATCATTCAAGTAAATGGTACTACTATTGctatttgtattattattattatgaccCCACCCCTTTTCGTGTGGTGCAGGAGATGCCATCCATCTGATGCTAGAGCTCATTGGCCAAGTGCGCAACATTTAGATTACTTTTTTGGAATAAGTAAAAACAATTTCATCATAAGCGCATAAGGTGCAATCCAAGTACAACGATTAGTCTACAAGAAAGTCATCCAGCTTGGTAACATAAAcaaaactttataattaaactTAAACAAGTATAAAACTGGAACCCAGGTTTACCGAATGTGCTCATCCCTAAATTATCCAAAGAGAGATAACCACGTAATTGACACAAATTTATTTCacaaaaaagatgcaaaagtCCATTAAACGGAATGATAGTTTCTCACTAAATCGTCCAGATTACATTCTAGATCCAAACCATGACCCAAGGTACTTGACTACTTATGCAAGTTTGTGTTGCTCCATAAGTCAGTTATAAAAcgcaatttatataaaataaaaaattcttaaactG
This genomic window from Carya illinoinensis cultivar Pawnee chromosome 7, C.illinoinensisPawnee_v1, whole genome shotgun sequence contains:
- the LOC122315238 gene encoding TOM1-like protein 9 isoform X1, with amino-acid sequence MVNSMVERATSDMLIGPDWAMNIEICDMLNHDPGQAKDVVKGIKKRLGSKNPKVQLLALTLLETVIKNCGDIVHMHVAEKDVLHEMVKIVKKKPDVNVKEKILILIDTWQEAFGGPRARYPQYYAAYQELLRAGAVFPQRSESSAPVFTPPQTHPLASYPHNLRNHDNQQETTESSAESEFPTLSLSEIQNARGIMDVLTEMLSAIEPANKEGLRQDVIVDLVEQCRTYKRRVVHLVNSTSDESLLCQGLALNDDLQRVLAKHEAIASGTSLQVEKPNPEPVRGLVDVDGLLVDTGEKSKQRDGRASSSTSVEVQPLNQLLLPAPPATNGAAPPARVDPKMDLLSGDDYSSSKAENPLALVPVVGQQPASPISQQNALVLLDMFSETNNTPNPVNTQSANLTRQGNPLAPQIEQQQNFQSPQGGFYSNGSVPTVGSSQYEQQMYMQGAGSAWNGQIAQQQPQPPLPIYGAQSSASLDSLPPPPWEAQPVDNSGPVTGAQYPQPVQVTQMVVTHAPSGAHSLVPQQTGKDQVVGMHIEPITSSHLSTVNNQVGQSQQFGWHSQPIQGGPYMGMFSQPMQTAQMASMYPQQMYGNQYAGYGYGQPQGVQYLDQRMYGLSVSDNNSLRNSYQVSTSSYVPPSKPSKPEDKFFGDLVDMAKVKSTKSTPGRAG
- the LOC122315238 gene encoding TOM1-like protein 9 isoform X2, whose translation is MHVAEKDVLHEMVKIVKKKPDVNVKEKILILIDTWQEAFGGPRARYPQYYAAYQELLRAGAVFPQRSESSAPVFTPPQTHPLASYPHNLRNHDNQQETTESSAESEFPTLSLSEIQNARGIMDVLTEMLSAIEPANKEGLRQDVIVDLVEQCRTYKRRVVHLVNSTSDESLLCQGLALNDDLQRVLAKHEAIASGTSLQVEKPNPEPVRGLVDVDGLLVDTGEKSKQRDGRASSSTSVEVQPLNQLLLPAPPATNGAAPPARVDPKMDLLSGDDYSSSKAENPLALVPVVGQQPASPISQQNALVLLDMFSETNNTPNPVNTQSANLTRQGNPLAPQIEQQQNFQSPQGGFYSNGSVPTVGSSQYEQQMYMQGAGSAWNGQIAQQQPQPPLPIYGAQSSASLDSLPPPPWEAQPVDNSGPVTGAQYPQPVQVTQMVVTHAPSGAHSLVPQQTGKDQVVGMHIEPITSSHLSTVNNQVGQSQQFGWHSQPIQGGPYMGMFSQPMQTAQMASMYPQQMYGNQYAGYGYGQPQGVQYLDQRMYGLSVSDNNSLRNSYQVSTSSYVPPSKPSKPEDKFFGDLVDMAKVKSTKSTPGRAG